The following proteins are encoded in a genomic region of Phytoactinopolyspora mesophila:
- a CDS encoding precorrin-8X methylmutase, with protein sequence MHDYIRDGAEIYRRSFATIRAEARLTDLPPEMSTVAVRMIHACGMVDLVDDLAFTDDVVSAGRAALRDGAPILTDAKMIASGVTRSRLPAGNEVICTLDDPQVPSLAAELGTTRSAAALDLWRDRLPGSVVAIGNAPTALFRLFELLDEGVGAPAAIIGVPVGFVGAVESKEELAKRAPAPYLTVHGRRGGSAIATAAVNAIAQEAE encoded by the coding sequence ATGCACGACTACATCCGCGACGGCGCGGAGATCTATCGCCGGTCCTTCGCGACTATTCGCGCCGAGGCCCGCCTGACAGATCTCCCGCCAGAGATGTCAACGGTCGCGGTGCGCATGATTCACGCCTGCGGCATGGTCGATCTCGTCGACGATCTGGCCTTCACCGACGACGTCGTCTCCGCCGGCCGGGCCGCGTTGCGCGACGGCGCTCCGATCCTCACCGACGCCAAAATGATCGCCAGCGGGGTGACCCGTTCCCGGTTGCCAGCCGGCAACGAAGTGATCTGCACGCTCGACGACCCGCAGGTGCCGAGCCTGGCGGCTGAGCTGGGCACCACCCGCAGCGCCGCGGCTCTGGACCTGTGGCGAGATCGGCTGCCCGGCTCCGTCGTCGCGATCGGCAACGCCCCCACCGCGCTGTTCCGGCTCTTCGAGTTGCTGGATGAGGGCGTCGGCGCCCCGGCTGCCATCATCGGTGTACCGGTCGGTTTCGTCGGCGCGGTCGAGTCCAAGGAAGAACTGGCCAAGCGTGCCCCGGCGCCCTACTTGACCGTGCACGGGAGGCGGGGTGGCAGCGCGATCGCCACCGCCGCCGTCAATGCCATCGCCCAGGAGGCGGAATGA
- the cobG gene encoding precorrin-3B synthase, whose amino-acid sequence MTRTVRNRADACPGTLATHAAADGPLARIRVPGGRLTTPQVRALGQCAAELGDGRLHLTSRANIQLRGLSDPDELARRLADVGLLPSSSHERVRNILASPLSGISGGFVDVRLMVNTLDEAIRAEPRLAELPGRFQFGLDDGRGDLPGDALDVGWRALDDQAGALLLAGSDTGLRVPPHRAVPAMVTAALTFLDQRADAGSGAWHVRELGGTTHLAAAVTETLADDVGWIDPKRFGSSEPAPVGVHPHDTGHARAIVAGVSLGTLDAAQVELLAEIAPHIVVFTPWRSAVLPGLSATLADKAAEELTAAGFLLDPTDASLGVTACIGSPGCAASAADVRADVRRFLPVLPPGSAVHVSGCERRCGRPRSDHVDAVATGSGYTVDGDPVPLDALASTVAKAAWTTPEPPGPGTRARRE is encoded by the coding sequence ATGACCCGGACGGTGCGCAACCGCGCGGACGCCTGTCCTGGGACTCTCGCCACCCATGCTGCCGCGGACGGCCCGCTGGCCCGGATCCGGGTTCCCGGTGGCCGGCTGACCACTCCCCAGGTACGTGCGCTCGGCCAGTGCGCCGCCGAGCTGGGAGACGGTCGTCTCCACCTGACATCACGCGCCAACATCCAGCTTCGTGGCCTGTCCGACCCGGATGAACTCGCCCGGCGCCTCGCCGACGTCGGGCTGCTGCCGTCGTCGTCGCATGAACGAGTCCGCAACATCCTGGCATCGCCGCTGAGTGGCATCAGCGGCGGTTTCGTGGATGTCCGGTTGATGGTGAACACCCTCGACGAGGCGATCCGTGCCGAGCCGAGACTCGCGGAGTTGCCCGGCCGTTTCCAGTTCGGGCTCGACGACGGCCGTGGCGACCTGCCCGGAGATGCGCTCGACGTCGGCTGGCGCGCACTCGACGATCAGGCCGGCGCGTTGTTGCTCGCGGGTTCCGATACCGGGTTGCGGGTGCCTCCGCACCGCGCTGTGCCGGCGATGGTGACCGCCGCGCTCACGTTCCTCGACCAACGGGCCGACGCCGGCAGTGGCGCGTGGCACGTCCGCGAACTCGGCGGCACCACCCATCTTGCCGCTGCCGTGACCGAGACGCTCGCCGACGACGTCGGATGGATCGATCCGAAACGCTTCGGCTCGTCCGAACCAGCTCCGGTGGGCGTGCATCCCCACGACACCGGTCATGCCCGCGCGATCGTCGCCGGCGTGAGTCTCGGCACATTGGATGCCGCACAGGTCGAACTGCTGGCCGAGATCGCGCCGCACATCGTCGTCTTCACGCCGTGGCGGTCAGCGGTCCTGCCAGGGCTGTCCGCGACGCTCGCGGACAAAGCTGCCGAAGAACTGACAGCGGCCGGTTTCCTGCTCGATCCCACCGATGCGTCGCTCGGGGTCACGGCCTGCATCGGAAGTCCTGGGTGCGCCGCGTCGGCCGCGGATGTGCGGGCTGACGTCCGGCGGTTCCTACCGGTGCTTCCGCCCGGTAGCGCGGTGCACGTCTCCGGATGTGAACGGCGATGCGGGCGGCCACGATCCGACCATGTCGATGCCGTGGCCACCGGTAGCGGCTACACCGTGGACGGCGACCCGGTTCCGCTCGACGCGCTGGCCTCCACTGTCGCCAAAGCGGCGTGGACCACTCCGGAGCCTCCGGGGCCGGGCACCAGGGCAAGAAGGGAATAA
- a CDS encoding COG4315 family predicted lipoprotein — protein MNSHLRRSFALAGVAALLSLSACGTDDDAADTEANDDVAAEGNGDVVAVTESSLGEILVDGDGMTLYLFTVDEPGVSNCDEDCLEVWPPMEGEPEAGSGVNADLLGSTEHDDGTVQATYGDWPLYYYAGDAAPGDLDGQGLNDVWFVLDADGNAVEGTPADDAEDADDDDDDGGSVY, from the coding sequence ATGAACAGCCACTTGCGGCGTTCCTTTGCGCTGGCGGGCGTGGCGGCGTTGTTGTCGCTGAGCGCCTGCGGCACCGACGACGATGCGGCGGACACCGAGGCCAACGATGACGTCGCGGCTGAAGGCAACGGCGATGTCGTCGCTGTGACCGAGTCCTCGCTGGGAGAGATTCTCGTTGACGGCGACGGGATGACTTTGTACCTGTTCACCGTCGACGAGCCGGGGGTGAGCAACTGCGACGAGGACTGCCTCGAGGTGTGGCCGCCGATGGAAGGTGAGCCGGAGGCCGGGTCCGGTGTGAACGCGGATCTGCTCGGCAGCACCGAGCACGACGACGGCACCGTCCAGGCCACCTACGGCGACTGGCCGCTGTACTACTACGCGGGCGATGCCGCTCCTGGCGATCTAGATGGTCAAGGGCTGAACGACGTCTGGTTCGTGCTCGACGCGGACGGCAACGCGGTGGAAGGCACCCCGGCCGACGACGCGGAAGACGCGGACGACGATGACGACGACGGCGGCTCTGTCTACTGA